One window of Phoenix dactylifera cultivar Barhee BC4 chromosome 5, palm_55x_up_171113_PBpolish2nd_filt_p, whole genome shotgun sequence genomic DNA carries:
- the LOC120110748 gene encoding uncharacterized protein LOC120110748, whose translation MAWSAENATKAYLRALKSGNKAMEPNMVEFVSALAAGSGARLMVEACSDAAGPTTLALIAAAHQTGGRVVCIVAGPDELHSSIEALGPEADRVELVVGDARTLLLGEYRGADFVMVDCELGDHERVFTAAQAGAREACGGLVVGYNAFCERSWPSGSGGGGGSGLRVDLLPIGGGLRVCRVPPGAKTSQWVVRVDEFTGEEHVFRITSPRRKRIEEA comes from the exons ATGGCCTGGTCTGCAGAGAATGCCACCAAGGCCTACCTCCGAGCATTGAAATCG GGAAACAAGGCCATGGAGCCCAACATGGTTGAGTTCGTGTCGGCGCTGGCTGCCGGGAGCGGCGCCCGCCTCATGGTGGAGGCCTGCAGCGATGCCGCCGGGCCAACCACCCTGGCACTGATCGCTGCTGCCCACCAGACAGGCGGCCGCGTTGTGTGCATTGTCGCCGGGCCTGATGAGCTGCATTCCTCCATCGAAGCCCTCGGGCCGGAGGCCGACCGGGTGGAGCTCGTCGTGGGGGACGCAAGAACCCTATTACTAGGCGAGTATCGAGGGGCCGATTTCGTGATGGTGGACTGCGAATTGGGCGACCACGAGCGGGTGTTCACAGCGGCGCAGGCCGGCGCAAGGGAGGCCTGCGGGGGGCTCGTAGTGGGGTACAATGCATTCTGTGAGAGGTCGTGGCCGAGCggtagcggcggcggcggcggaagcGGGCTGAGGGTGGATCTGTTGCCCATCGGTGGAGGTTTGAGGGTGTGCCGGGTGCCGCCGGGTGCCAAGACGAGCCAATGGGTGGTTCGGGTCGACGAGTTCACCGGCGAGGAGCACGTCTTCAGGATAACATCTCCTCGGAGGAAACGGATTGAAGAAGCATAG